Proteins from one Mycobacterium sp. HUMS_12744610 genomic window:
- a CDS encoding flavin-containing monooxygenase, whose protein sequence is MRSPYAGRPFTTPTPEIAAALDDVSVPTLLLSVVHITGDPRFIRDFKPMGSFLNEIQGFMSEEDKARARAAALPVLTEYRDRGCPEPQPLSSDLIQEMLDWAACEHVTDDYLPLIAEEMDLDGVDPRRPAALPSERAAELPVLVVGCGESGILAGIRLKQAGIPFTIVEKNAGPGGTWWENSYPGARVDVANHFYCYSFEPNNDWTHFFAEQDELQDYFARVMDKHELGERVRWQTEMVAAEWDDHDGVWGVTLRSADGWTETMRARALITAVGQLNRPFIPDFDGAETFAGPAFHSSAWDHSVDLTGKRVALIGAGASGFQIAPAIAGDVEHLTVFQRTAQWMFPNPMYHDAVGDGMRWAMRHLPYYGRWYRFLVLWPGADKGLDAARCDAEYADQGEAVSDINAAARMMFSQWITSQVGEDDALLAKVLPDYPACGKRTLQDNGSWLQTLQRDNVELVRTPIRAITPRGVVTEDGVTHDLDVILYATGFRHTDVLWPLKITGRDGTDLHEMWGSRPYAYLGITVPNFPNLFIIYGPGTHLAHGGSLIFQSELQMRYVNRCLEHLVEADLHSLEPAAEAATAWHQRTQAEIKRMVWSHPAVKHTYFKNPDGEIHTVSPWRLPEYWAAVREPDWSQFILRTKEASTPTCGR, encoded by the coding sequence ATGCGCAGCCCCTATGCCGGCCGGCCCTTCACCACCCCGACGCCCGAGATCGCCGCTGCGCTCGACGATGTCAGCGTTCCGACGCTGCTGCTGTCCGTCGTCCACATCACCGGCGACCCCCGGTTCATTCGCGACTTCAAGCCGATGGGCAGCTTCCTCAACGAGATCCAGGGCTTCATGTCGGAGGAGGACAAGGCCCGGGCCCGCGCGGCGGCGCTGCCCGTGCTCACCGAGTACCGGGACCGCGGTTGTCCCGAGCCGCAACCGCTGAGTTCGGACCTGATCCAGGAGATGCTGGACTGGGCCGCCTGCGAGCATGTCACCGACGACTACCTGCCCCTGATCGCCGAGGAGATGGACCTCGACGGCGTCGACCCCCGCCGCCCGGCGGCCTTGCCGAGCGAACGCGCGGCAGAACTCCCCGTCCTCGTCGTCGGATGCGGCGAATCCGGCATCCTGGCCGGCATCCGGCTCAAGCAGGCCGGCATCCCGTTCACGATCGTGGAGAAGAACGCTGGCCCCGGCGGAACATGGTGGGAGAACAGCTATCCCGGCGCCCGCGTCGACGTCGCCAACCACTTCTACTGCTACAGCTTCGAACCCAACAACGACTGGACGCATTTCTTCGCCGAGCAGGACGAGTTGCAGGACTATTTCGCCCGGGTGATGGACAAGCACGAACTGGGCGAGCGGGTGCGCTGGCAGACCGAGATGGTTGCCGCCGAATGGGACGACCACGACGGCGTGTGGGGCGTGACGCTGCGCTCGGCCGACGGCTGGACCGAGACAATGCGCGCGCGGGCCCTCATCACCGCGGTCGGCCAGCTGAACCGGCCTTTCATCCCCGACTTCGACGGCGCCGAGACCTTTGCCGGCCCGGCGTTTCACTCCTCGGCCTGGGATCATTCCGTCGATTTGACCGGCAAGCGGGTGGCGCTGATCGGAGCCGGCGCCAGCGGTTTTCAGATCGCGCCCGCGATCGCGGGCGACGTCGAGCACCTGACGGTCTTCCAGCGGACAGCGCAGTGGATGTTCCCCAACCCGATGTATCACGACGCGGTCGGCGACGGGATGCGCTGGGCGATGCGCCACCTGCCGTACTACGGACGGTGGTACCGGTTTTTGGTGCTGTGGCCCGGCGCCGACAAGGGGCTCGACGCGGCACGCTGCGACGCCGAGTACGCCGACCAGGGCGAGGCGGTCAGCGACATCAATGCCGCCGCCCGGATGATGTTCTCCCAGTGGATCACCAGCCAGGTGGGCGAAGACGACGCGTTGCTGGCCAAGGTGCTGCCCGACTATCCGGCCTGCGGCAAGCGCACGCTGCAGGACAACGGCAGCTGGCTGCAAACCCTGCAACGGGACAACGTCGAACTGGTGCGCACCCCGATCCGGGCGATCACCCCGCGCGGCGTCGTCACCGAAGACGGCGTGACGCATGACCTCGACGTCATCCTCTATGCCACCGGGTTCCGGCACACCGACGTGCTGTGGCCGCTGAAGATCACCGGGCGCGACGGCACCGACCTGCACGAGATGTGGGGGAGCCGCCCGTACGCCTACCTGGGTATCACCGTTCCGAACTTCCCCAACCTGTTCATCATCTACGGGCCCGGCACCCACCTCGCCCACGGCGGCAGCCTCATCTTCCAGTCCGAGCTGCAGATGCGTTACGTCAACCGGTGTCTCGAGCATCTGGTGGAGGCCGATCTGCATTCCCTGGAGCCGGCGGCCGAGGCGGCCACGGCCTGGCATCAGCGGACACAGGCCGAGATCAAGCGGATGGTGTGGTCGCACCCCGCCGTCAAGCACACCTACTTCAAAAATCCCGACGGCGAGATCCACACCGTGAGCCCATGGCGCCTCCCCGAGTACTGGGCAGCGGTCCGCGAGCCCGACTGGTCCCAATTCATCCTGCGGACAAAGGAAGCGAGTACGCCGACATGCGGACGGTAG
- the dtd gene encoding D-aminoacyl-tRNA deacylase — protein sequence MRILVQRVSSAAVSVDGRVVSAISPSGQGLLAFVGVTHGDDAGKARRLAEKLWNLRILAGERSAADVDAPILVVSQFTLYADTAKGRRPSWNAAAPGSVAEPLVATFAEALGQLGAHVATGVFGADMQVDLVNDGPVTVLLEV from the coding sequence GTGCGGATTCTGGTGCAACGGGTCTCCTCGGCGGCGGTGTCGGTCGACGGGCGGGTGGTGAGCGCCATCTCCCCGTCCGGCCAGGGACTGCTCGCCTTCGTCGGCGTCACCCACGGCGACGACGCCGGCAAAGCGCGGCGCCTGGCGGAAAAGCTTTGGAACCTGCGCATTCTCGCTGGTGAGCGGTCCGCCGCTGACGTCGACGCGCCGATCCTGGTGGTCAGTCAGTTCACCCTGTACGCCGACACCGCGAAAGGCCGCCGCCCGTCGTGGAACGCCGCGGCCCCCGGCTCCGTCGCCGAACCGCTGGTGGCGACGTTCGCGGAGGCGTTGGGGCAGTTGGGTGCCCACGTGGCAACCGGGGTCTTCGGCGCGGACATGCAGGTGGATTTGGTCAACGACGGCCCGGTCACGGTGCTTCTCGAGGTTTGA
- a CDS encoding MTH1187 family thiamine-binding protein encodes MSVLVAFSVTPLGVGESVGEIVAEAVRVVRDSGLPNQTDSMFTVVEGDTWEEVMGVVQRAVEAVAARAPRVSTVIKVDWRAGAGDAMTAKVASVERHLAGG; translated from the coding sequence GTGTCTGTGCTCGTGGCGTTTTCCGTGACCCCGCTGGGCGTGGGCGAGAGCGTCGGCGAAATCGTCGCCGAAGCGGTACGGGTGGTTCGCGATTCCGGCCTGCCGAACCAGACGGATTCGATGTTCACCGTGGTCGAAGGTGATACCTGGGAAGAGGTGATGGGCGTCGTGCAGCGCGCGGTCGAGGCCGTGGCCGCCCGCGCCCCCCGGGTCAGCACGGTGATCAAGGTGGACTGGCGCGCCGGGGCCGGCGACGCGATGACGGCGAAAGTCGCCTCCGTCGAACGACACCTGGCCGGCGGTTAG
- a CDS encoding competence/damage-inducible protein A has protein sequence MTVSARAGIVITGTEVLTGRVQDANGPWIAERLLELGVELAHITICGDRPADIEAQLRFLADEGVDLIVTSGGLGPTADDMTVEVVARFCGRALLLDAEVENKIAEILKKLMAHFDSDNFDAVRAANRKQAMVPEGAEVLDPVGTAPGVVVPGKPTVIVLPGPPRELQPMWRRAIETAAAQQAIAGRTTYRQETLRMFGVPESGLAETLRSAERAVPGFAGLEITTCLRRGEIEMVTRYEPDAEDAYAELTRMLRDKHGDQLYSEDGSTVDDQVARLLTGRRIATAESCTAGLLAARLTDRPGSSDYVMGGVVSYSNEAKAHLLGVEPALIEEHGAVSEPVAEAMARGALDRFGADTAVAITGIAGPGGGTEQKPVGTVCFTVMLDDGQADTRRLRLPGNRSDIRDRSTTVAMHLLRRILSSSR, from the coding sequence ATGACGGTGAGCGCACGCGCAGGCATCGTCATCACCGGGACCGAGGTCCTCACCGGACGAGTCCAAGATGCAAACGGTCCCTGGATCGCCGAGCGACTTTTGGAGCTCGGCGTCGAATTGGCCCACATCACCATCTGCGGTGACCGCCCCGCCGACATCGAGGCGCAGCTGCGCTTCCTTGCCGACGAGGGCGTGGACCTGATCGTCACCAGCGGCGGGCTGGGGCCCACCGCCGACGACATGACCGTCGAGGTGGTCGCCCGATTCTGCGGACGCGCGCTGCTGCTCGATGCCGAGGTCGAGAACAAGATCGCCGAGATCCTCAAAAAGCTTATGGCGCACTTCGATTCGGACAACTTCGACGCGGTGCGTGCCGCGAACCGCAAGCAGGCCATGGTTCCGGAAGGCGCCGAAGTGCTCGACCCGGTGGGCACCGCGCCGGGGGTGGTCGTCCCGGGCAAGCCCACGGTGATCGTGCTGCCGGGACCGCCTCGCGAGCTGCAGCCGATGTGGCGCAGGGCGATCGAGACGGCCGCGGCCCAGCAGGCGATCGCCGGACGCACCACGTACCGGCAGGAGACCCTCCGCATGTTCGGGGTGCCCGAGTCGGGGCTGGCCGAGACACTGCGCAGCGCCGAGCGCGCCGTCCCCGGCTTCGCCGGACTCGAAATCACCACCTGCTTGCGGCGCGGAGAGATCGAGATGGTCACCCGTTACGAGCCGGACGCCGAGGACGCCTACGCGGAACTGACCCGCATGCTCCGCGACAAGCACGGGGACCAGCTCTACTCCGAGGACGGGTCCACCGTCGACGATCAGGTCGCGCGGCTGCTGACCGGTCGCCGGATCGCGACGGCCGAATCCTGCACCGCGGGATTGCTGGCGGCGCGGCTGACCGACCGGCCCGGCTCCTCCGACTACGTGATGGGCGGCGTGGTGAGCTACTCCAACGAGGCGAAGGCTCATCTGCTCGGCGTCGAGCCGGCCCTGATCGAAGAACACGGGGCGGTGTCCGAACCGGTCGCCGAGGCGATGGCACGCGGTGCCCTGGATCGTTTCGGCGCCGACACCGCCGTCGCGATCACCGGCATCGCCGGTCCGGGCGGGGGCACCGAGCAAAAACCGGTCGGGACCGTGTGTTTCACCGTGATGCTCGATGACGGCCAGGCGGACACCCGCAGGCTGCGGCTGCCCGGGAACCGATCCGACATCCGCGACCGCTCCACGACGGTGGCCATGCACCTGTTGCGGCGCATCCTGAGCAGCTCGCGCTAG
- a CDS encoding MFS transporter, translated as MSTLARTRSVLHDADVTTQRITRDQRNSFVAAWLGWTMDAFDYFIVVFVYADIATTFHRSKAEVAFVTTATLVMRPVGALLFGLWADRVGRRLPLMVDVIFYSVVGFLCAFAPNFTVLVILRLLYGIGMGGEWGLGAALAMEKVPTERRGFFSGLLQEGYAFGYLLASLASLVVMNLLGLSWRWLFALSIIPALISLIVRYRVEESEVWEAAQDQLKVTSTKIRDVLREKAIIRRFFYLVLLMTAFNWMSHGTQDVYPTFLGATANHGAGLSSVTVKWIAVVYNLGAIIGGLVFGTLSQRFSRRYTVVFCALLGLPIVPLFAYSRTAAMLCLGAFLMQVCVQGAWGVIPAHLTELSPDAIRGLYPGVTYQLGNLLAAFNLPIQERLAESHGYPFALAATIVPVLLAVTVLTLVGKDATGIRFGTAESAFVPTEA; from the coding sequence ATGTCCACTCTCGCGCGTACGCGCTCGGTACTGCACGATGCTGACGTGACAACACAGCGGATCACCCGCGACCAGCGCAACTCGTTCGTCGCCGCTTGGCTGGGCTGGACGATGGACGCCTTCGACTATTTCATCGTCGTGTTCGTCTACGCCGACATCGCGACAACATTCCACCGCAGCAAAGCCGAGGTCGCGTTCGTCACGACGGCCACCCTGGTCATGCGTCCCGTGGGCGCGCTGCTGTTCGGGCTCTGGGCCGACCGCGTCGGCCGGCGGCTGCCGCTGATGGTCGACGTGATCTTCTACTCGGTGGTCGGGTTCTTGTGCGCGTTCGCGCCCAACTTCACCGTGCTGGTGATTCTCCGGCTGCTCTACGGCATCGGGATGGGCGGCGAGTGGGGCCTGGGCGCCGCGCTGGCCATGGAGAAGGTGCCCACCGAACGGCGAGGGTTTTTCTCGGGCCTGCTGCAGGAGGGCTACGCGTTCGGCTACCTGCTGGCCAGCCTGGCCTCCCTGGTGGTGATGAATCTGCTGGGCCTGTCGTGGCGTTGGCTGTTCGCCCTGAGCATCATCCCGGCCCTGATAAGCCTGATCGTGCGCTACCGGGTGGAGGAATCCGAGGTATGGGAAGCTGCCCAGGACCAGCTGAAGGTCACCAGCACCAAGATCCGTGACGTGTTGCGCGAGAAGGCGATCATCCGCCGGTTCTTCTACCTGGTGCTGCTGATGACCGCGTTCAACTGGATGAGCCACGGCACCCAGGACGTCTACCCCACCTTCCTGGGCGCCACCGCCAACCATGGCGCCGGGCTGTCCAGCGTGACCGTCAAGTGGATCGCGGTGGTCTACAACCTCGGCGCCATTATCGGCGGGCTGGTGTTCGGGACGCTGTCCCAGCGGTTCAGCCGCCGCTACACGGTGGTCTTCTGCGCGCTGCTGGGCCTGCCGATCGTGCCGCTTTTCGCATACTCGCGCACCGCGGCCATGCTGTGCCTGGGCGCGTTCCTGATGCAGGTCTGCGTGCAGGGTGCCTGGGGGGTGATCCCGGCGCACCTAACCGAGCTGTCGCCGGATGCCATCCGCGGGCTCTACCCCGGCGTGACCTATCAGCTGGGAAATCTGCTGGCGGCGTTCAACTTGCCGATCCAGGAACGACTGGCCGAATCGCACGGCTATCCCTTTGCTTTGGCGGCGACGATCGTGCCGGTGCTGTTGGCCGTCACGGTGCTGACGCTGGTCGGCAAGGACGCCACCGGAATCCGCTTTGGGACCGCCGAAAGCGCTTTCGTCCCAACGGAAGCGTGA
- a CDS encoding FAD-dependent oxidoreductase, with amino-acid sequence MATAQQIVVVGAGVSGLTSAICLAEAGWPVQVWATAMPHQTTSAVAGAVWTPPRPAGRATATRAWCEHSLRVFRELADDPATGVQLAPAMAAGDLNAAMSAVGELIPDLRAADAAEIPDGFDAAFCATVPMIDMPQYLDYLIGRLAAAGCEIEAHAVGSLAEVADTAPIVVNCAGLGARTLAGDDTVRPLFGQHVVLTNPGLRQLFLEVDGGSEWTCFFPHPRRVVCGGISIPDRWDTTADPEVSERILQRCRRIEPRLRDAQLIETITGLRPDRPSVRLEAEPLGSARCIHNYGHSSNGVTLSWGCARDVVRLVTGGHGETR; translated from the coding sequence GTGGCCACCGCCCAACAGATCGTCGTGGTCGGCGCCGGTGTCAGCGGCCTGACGTCGGCGATCTGCCTGGCCGAGGCGGGCTGGCCCGTGCAGGTGTGGGCGACCGCAATGCCGCACCAGACCACGTCGGCGGTGGCCGGTGCGGTGTGGACTCCCCCGCGGCCGGCCGGGCGTGCCACTGCGACGCGGGCCTGGTGCGAACACTCGCTGCGGGTGTTCCGCGAACTCGCCGACGACCCCGCCACCGGAGTCCAGCTGGCACCGGCGATGGCGGCCGGCGATCTGAACGCAGCGATGTCGGCGGTGGGCGAATTGATCCCCGACCTGCGCGCGGCGGACGCTGCCGAGATTCCCGACGGCTTCGATGCCGCGTTCTGTGCCACCGTGCCGATGATCGACATGCCGCAGTACTTGGACTACCTGATCGGGCGACTGGCGGCGGCCGGATGCGAAATCGAGGCACACGCGGTCGGGTCCTTGGCCGAGGTCGCCGACACGGCTCCGATCGTCGTGAACTGCGCCGGCCTGGGCGCGCGAACGCTGGCGGGCGACGATACGGTGCGGCCCCTGTTCGGCCAGCACGTCGTTCTGACGAATCCCGGTCTGCGGCAACTGTTCCTGGAGGTCGACGGCGGATCGGAATGGACCTGCTTCTTCCCCCATCCGCGGCGGGTGGTGTGCGGCGGCATCAGCATCCCCGACCGCTGGGACACCACCGCAGACCCCGAGGTGAGCGAGCGGATCCTGCAGCGGTGCCGCCGGATCGAGCCGCGCCTGCGCGACGCGCAGTTGATCGAGACGATCACCGGGTTGCGCCCGGATCGTCCGTCGGTGCGGCTCGAGGCCGAGCCGCTGGGCTCGGCCCGGTGCATCCACAACTACGGGCACAGCAGCAACGGCGTGACCCTGTCGTGGGGCTGCGCGCGTGACGTGGTCCGCCTGGTGACCGGTGGTCACGGGGAGACGCGGTGA
- a CDS encoding DUF4262 domain-containing protein: protein MCWRCDHPDRPVQDYLDELYATMPKRGWAVQYVESERRPFAYTVGLTRCDLPELLITGVSPQRAVGLLNAVAFQAVNRGAFTAGARMTLPAGSRVELVEVEHPDAHLKFATAFFGNQMSALQVVWADERGRWPWAPDFDDGRGSQPVMGVRAVCN, encoded by the coding sequence ATGTGCTGGAGGTGCGACCACCCCGACAGGCCCGTACAGGACTACCTCGACGAGCTGTACGCGACCATGCCGAAGCGCGGTTGGGCCGTGCAATACGTGGAGAGCGAGCGGCGGCCATTCGCGTACACGGTGGGGCTGACCCGCTGCGACCTGCCGGAATTGCTGATCACCGGAGTCTCACCGCAGCGGGCGGTGGGCTTGCTCAACGCCGTCGCGTTCCAAGCGGTGAATCGTGGGGCGTTCACGGCGGGCGCGCGGATGACCCTCCCGGCCGGGTCTCGCGTCGAACTCGTCGAGGTGGAGCATCCGGACGCCCATTTGAAGTTCGCCACCGCGTTCTTCGGAAACCAGATGAGCGCACTTCAGGTGGTGTGGGCCGACGAGCGCGGTCGGTGGCCGTGGGCGCCGGACTTCGACGATGGCCGCGGCTCCCAGCCGGTTATGGGGGTGCGGGCCGTGTGCAATTGA
- a CDS encoding IS3 family transposase (programmed frameshift) — protein MAGRKKHSAEDVVRKLRCADELAAAGKTNEEIAAELGVSAATLYNWRRAYGGMDIDAAKELRELREQNARLKRLLADAELEKDALREVAKGKILSPAAKRRAVDMLKEVLNVSERLACKAVGLARSTYRRTPIALTPGDPDADLRRWLRDYSTAHPCHGFRRAWAALRHDEHRGVNKKKIHRLWKEEGLQRRVHSPRKRAGMSSAPEVVADAPKVVWALDFQFDSTIDGRTVKIASRVDEHTRESLLNIVERSITAERLIEDLRRCFAAAGGPPLVLRMDNGPEMISQALQSFCSGYVGLCYIPPGTPWNNGHIESFNNRLRRECLNRNHWTNLTEARVVIGDFKDEHNRRHRHSALGYLTPAEYAARCSHTHHPVACEIN, from the exons ATGGCTGGGCGGAAGAAACATTCTGCTGAGGACGTCGTGCGCAAGCTGCGCTGTGCCGACGAGCTGGCTGCGGCGGGCAAGACCAACGAGGAGATCGCCGCGGAGTTGGGGGTGTCGGCGGCGACGCTGTACAACTGGCGGCGTGCTTACGGCGGCATGGACATCGATGCTGCCAAGGAACTGCGGGAGCTGCGGGAGCAGAACGCCAGGCTCAAGCGGCTATTGGCCGACGCCGAGCTGGAAAAAGACGCTCTGCGGGAGGTGGCCA AAGGGAAAATTCTGAGCCCGGCCGCCAAGCGCCGTGCCGTGGACATGCTCAAAGAGGTTCTGAACGTGTCCGAGCGGCTCGCGTGCAAAGCGGTCGGGCTGGCCCGCTCCACCTACCGCCGGACCCCGATCGCGCTGACCCCAGGCGATCCCGACGCTGATCTGCGGCGATGGCTGCGTGACTACTCCACCGCTCACCCGTGTCATGGGTTTCGGCGGGCCTGGGCCGCCCTGCGCCATGACGAGCATCGCGGGGTGAACAAGAAGAAAATTCACCGCTTGTGGAAGGAGGAGGGCCTGCAGCGACGCGTGCACAGCCCACGCAAGCGGGCCGGCATGTCCTCGGCCCCGGAAGTGGTTGCCGATGCCCCGAAGGTGGTGTGGGCATTGGATTTCCAGTTCGACTCCACCATCGACGGCAGGACGGTCAAGATTGCGTCGAGGGTAGACGAGCACACCCGCGAATCGCTGCTGAACATCGTGGAGCGCTCCATCACCGCCGAGCGGTTGATCGAGGACCTACGCAGGTGTTTCGCCGCGGCTGGCGGGCCGCCGCTGGTGCTGCGCATGGACAACGGTCCTGAGATGATTTCCCAAGCGCTGCAATCGTTTTGCTCCGGATATGTCGGGCTCTGCTACATCCCGCCAGGCACGCCGTGGAACAACGGTCACATCGAATCGTTCAACAACCGGCTACGAAGGGAGTGCCTCAACCGCAATCACTGGACCAACCTGACCGAGGCCCGCGTGGTCATCGGCGACTTCAAGGACGAGCACAATCGGCGACATCGTCACTCGGCCCTGGGCTATCTCACCCCGGCCGAGTACGCTGCCCGATGCAGCCACACCCACCACCCCGTGGCCTGCGAGATCAACTGA